In a genomic window of Ipomoea triloba cultivar NCNSP0323 chromosome 3, ASM357664v1:
- the LOC116012250 gene encoding zinc finger BED domain-containing protein RICESLEEPER 2-like, whose amino-acid sequence MDNISTPGSQPPNSSIVEPTVVEAQTVEANNQQNEQPPAAVSGKKRKEVESRSRVWDHYVRIKDSNNITIQAKCVYCAKVYKCESKRHGTSSLIAHMLSCLKNPHSKDTRQSLLTFQAVNTPKSSETTVGEIGCWVFNQDLIRRALVKMIIIDELPFRFVEGLGFRMFIVVACPRFIVPSRWTISRDILVVYEEERLKLKAFLRETSHRVSITTDSWTSIQRINYMVVTAHFIDSEWKLHKNIIAFVPVTSHKGEYLAKALETCLLEWGLRNVFSVTVDNASSNDTAMGFLKKKIVSWGTSTVKAKYIHMRCIAHILNLVVQDGLKECDSSVKKVREVVRYVRNSPARLKKFRDLADLLGIEQRSSLCLDVPTRWNSTYLMLQSALTYQKVFESCEESDSSFKSDLGDSVPNFYGLGVCEQFGGVVEMFL is encoded by the coding sequence ATGGATAATATCAGTACTCCTGGTAGTCAACCACCCAATTCTTCAATTGTGGAACCTACAGTGGTGGAAGCCCAAACTGTTGAGGCTAATAATCAACAGAATGAGCAACCTCCTGCTGCAGTTTCTgggaagaagaggaaagagGTTGAGTCCAGATCCAGAGTATGGGATCATTATGTGAGAATAAAAGACAGTAACAATATTACTATACAAGCAAAGTGTGTTTATTGTGCAAAAGTGTACAAGTGTGAGTCCAAGAGACATGGTACATCTTCCTTAATAGCCCATATGCTAAGCTGTTTGAAAAACCCTCACTCCAAGGATACTAGGCAGTCCCTTTTAACCTTTCAAGCAGTTAATACCCCTAAGTCATCTGAAACTACTGTGGGAGAAATTGGGTGCTGGGTATTTAACCAAGACTTAATTAGGAGGGCCTTGGTTAAAATGATAATCATAGATGAACTGCCTTTTAGATTTGTTGAGGGTTTAGGTTTCAGGATGTTCATTGTTGTTGCTTGCCCTAGGTTTATAGTTCCATCTAGATGGACTATAAGTAGGGACATCCTAGTGGTCTATGAAGAGGAGAGATTGAAATTGAAGGCCTTTTTAAGGGAAACCAGTCATAGGGTTAGCATTACCACTGATTCTTGGACATCAATCCAAAGGATTAACTACATGGTTGTGACTGCCCATTTCATTGATTCAGAGTGGAAGCTGCATAAAAATATCATAGCCTTTGTCCCTGTTACATCTCACAAAGGGGAGTATCTTGCAAAAGCCCTAGAAACATGTTTGCTGGAGTGGGGGCTTAGGAATGTTTTTAGTGTTACTGTGGATAATGCCTCGTCTAATGACACTGCTATGGGGtttcttaagaaaaaaattgtgtCTTGGGGTACATCAACTGTGAAGGCTAAGTATATTCACATGAGATGCATTGCTCATATCCTTAACTTGGTTGTTCAAGATGGCTTGAAGGAGTGTGATAGTTCTGTGAAAAAAGTTAGGGAGGTTGTTAGATATGTTAGGAATTCACCTGCCAGGCTAAAGAAGTTCAGGGACTTGGCTGATTTGTTAGGAATTGAGCAAAGGTCTTCTTTGTGTCTAGATGTTCCAACCAGATGGAACTCTACATATTTGATGTTACAATCTGCTTTGACTTATCAGAAAGTCTTTGAATCTTGTGAAGAGTCTGATAGTTCTTTCAAATCTGACTTGGGTGATTCTGTGCCTAATTTTTATGGACTGGGAGTCTGTGAGCAGTTTGGTGGagttgttgaaatgtttttatga
- the LOC116013723 gene encoding probable acyl-activating enzyme 6, protein MEQLKPSPPNSTPLTPLTFLERAANIYGDGVSVVYDDVTFTWSETHLRCLRLASSLVSWGVHRGDVVSVLAPNVPAMYELHFAVPMAGAVLNTINIRLDARIVSVLLRHGESKVLFVDSQFRGLAIEALSQFPPNSPRPALVLIADREFPAEKSGGGEFVETYEGMIEQGDPNFKWIRPVSEYDPIVLNYTSGTTSAPKGVVHCHRGIFIISLDSLLEWSVPKNPVYLWTLPMFHANGWSFPWGMAAVGGTNICSRKVDAANIYSAIRNHNVTHLCGAPVVLNLLTNSGDGKPLPRPVQILTSGAPPPSAILLRTESLGFVVSHGYGLTETAGIVVSCSWKEKWNKLPATERARIKARQGLRTIGMAEMDVVDPETGAAVKRDGSTLGEVVLRGGCVMLGYLKDPEGTAKSMRPDGWFYTGDVAVMHPDGYLEIKDRSKDVIISGGENLSSLEVESVLYTHPAVNEAAVVAKPDEFWGETPCAFISLKPHIKEKPKEKEIIEFCRAKLPHYMVPKTVVFTKELPKTSTGKILKFVLRKMAKSMGSGNSTFSRL, encoded by the coding sequence ATGGAGCAACTGAAGCCAAGTCCGCCCAATTCAACTCCACTAACTCCTCTCACCTTCTTGGAGAGGGCCGCCAACATATACGGCGACGGCGTCTCCGTCGTCTACGATGACGTCACCTTCACCTGGTCGGAAACTCATCTCCGCTGCCTCCGCCTCGCTTCCTCCCTCGTCTCTTGGGGCGTTCACAGAGGCGACGTCGTCTCCGTTCTGGCCCCCAACGTTCCCGCCATGTACGAGCTCCATTTCGCGGTCCCCATGGCCGGCGCCGTCCTCAACACCATCAACATCCGCCTCGACGCCCGGATCGTTTCCGTCCTCCTTCGCCACGGCGAGTCAAAGGTTTTGTTCGTTGATAGTCAGTTCAGAGGTTTGGCGATCGAGGCTTTGTCTCAGTTCCCGCCGAATTCGCCGCGCCCTGCTCTCGTTCTCATCGCCGATCGTGAATTCCCGGCGGAGAAAAGCGGCGGAGGAGAGTTCGTTGAGACGTATGAAGGTATGATCGAGCAGGGCGACCCGAATTTCAAATGGATCCGCCCCGTATCCGAATACGACCCGATCGTACTGAACTATACTTCCGGTACCACCTCTGCTCCCAAGGGGGTGGTTCATTGCCATAGAGGAATCTTCATTATCTCCTTAGATTCGCTTCTAGAATGGTCCGTTCCGAAAAATCCGGTGTATTTGTGGACCCTACCCATGTTTCACGCAAACGGTTGGAGTTTCCCGTGGGGAATGGCCGCGGTGGGGGGCACAAATATCTGCAGCCGGAAAGTCGACGCCGCCAATATCTATTCCGCGATTCGCAACCACAACGTGACGCACTTGTGCGGCGCTCCGGTGGTGCTCAACCTGCTAACAAATTCCGGCGACGGTAAGCCTCTGCCGCGTCCAGTTCAAATCCTGACCTCCGGCGCGCCTCCGCCGTCGGCGATTCTGTTGCGAACAGAGTCGCTAGGCTTCGTAGTGAGCCACGGATACGGATTAACGGAGACCGCCGGGATCGTAGTCTCCTGTTCGTGGAAGGAGAAGTGGAACAAGCTCCCGGCGACGGAGCGGGCGAGGATTAAAGCGAGACAAGGGCTGCGAACCATCGGAATGGCGGAGATGGACGTCGTGGATCCGGAAACGGGCGCGGCCGTGAAGCGGGACGGGTCGACCCTGGGCGAAGTGGTGCTCCGGGGCGGGTGCGTCATGCTCGGATACCTAAAAGACCCGGAAGGAACTGCGAAAAGCATGAGACCGGACGGGTGGTTTTACACGGGCGACGTGGCGGTTATGCACCCGGACGGATACCTAGAAATCAAGGACCGATCAAAGGACGTAATCATCAGCGGCGGCGAGAATCTGAGCAGCTTGGAGGTCGAATCAGTTCTCTACACTCACCCGGCCGTGAACGAGGCGGCGGTGGTGGCCAAACCCGACGAATTCTGGGGCGAAACGCCCTGCGCTTTTATCAGCTTGAAACCGCACATAAAagaaaaaccaaaagaaaaagaaatcataGAGTTCTGTAGGGCTAAATTGCCGCACTATATGGTCCCCAAGACGGTGGTGTTCACGAAGGAGCTCCCCAAGACATCCACCGGAAAGATTCTAAAATTTGTGCTGAGAAAAATGGCGAAATCGATGGGCAGCGGCAACTCAACTTTTAGCAGACTTTAG
- the LOC116014532 gene encoding uncharacterized protein LOC116014532 yields the protein MATSSTLSVLALALALLAVTATARPCKTFFFFSSTSYYPITTSVSQSSNLYPNFHAQNPRSLTLLFTSTRIRDVDWKFGSARPSFIFRDPFSGVEEHVEETESETEAEPKRLSSSASIIPMEFYSSVSSSIRDRTKDIMSVVGALLFGVGCGALTAATMYLIWSLLWPHGFDFEDSDDEFDDDDIAAQKKAGYVAIPTKVVDDDLNKPAPPPKEVV from the coding sequence ATGGCGACCTCATCGACCCTCTCTGTCCTTGCCCTAGCTTTGGCTCTCCTTGCCGTCACCGCCACCGCCCGCCCTTGCAagaccttcttcttcttctcctccacCTCGTATTACCCGATCACAACCTCCGTCTCTCAAAGCTCTAACCTTTACCCTAATTTCCACGCCCAGAACCCTAGATCGCTCACCCTGCTCTTCACCTCCACCCGGATCCGCGATGTGGACTGGAAATTCGGCTCCGCTAGGCCCTCTTTCATCTTCCGCGACCCGTTCAGCGGCGTTGAAGAGCACGTGGAGGAAACGGAATCGGAAACCGAAGCTGAGCCGAAGCGGTTGTCTTCCTCCGCCTCCATCATCCCCATGGAATTCTACTCCTCGGTGAGCAGCTCGATTCGTGACAGGACCAAGGATATCATGAGCGTTGTCGGTGCGTTGCTATTCGGTGTCGGCTGCGGAGCCCTAACTGCGGCCACCATGTACCTGATCTGGTCCCTCTTGTGGCCCCACGGCTTCGATTTTGAGGATTCCGATGATGAGTTCGACGATGACGATATTGCCGCCCAGAAGAAGGCGGGGTACGTGGCAATTCCCACTAAGGTCGTTGATGATGACCTCAATAAGCCCGCCCCGCCCCCTAAGGAGGTGGTTTGA